Proteins encoded within one genomic window of Christensenellaceae bacterium:
- the yunB gene encoding sporulation protein YunB produces MKSQIYQRKSKFRHKKRLLISLSSLALIVFFILLYIIKVVNPIILSVGEAKIKSLATRSINAAVNEVITSGYSYGSLISIIFDNNGDVALIEANAMEINRLAKEIASVSQTRLDLIGEQGVGVPLGSLTGIPIFMGQGPDIRFKLYPIGSITCSFSSQFIGAGVNQTNHKIYVNISSTINVVLPIDNKQISTKTQILIAESIIVGKVPDVYLNSSLENMLPLIP; encoded by the coding sequence GTGAAAAGTCAAATTTATCAAAGAAAATCTAAGTTTCGGCACAAAAAACGGCTACTCATAAGTCTGAGTTCTTTGGCGTTAATTGTTTTTTTTATTCTTTTATATATAATAAAGGTAGTAAATCCTATAATACTATCTGTGGGAGAAGCCAAAATAAAATCGCTTGCAACAAGGTCAATTAATGCCGCTGTAAATGAAGTTATCACAAGCGGATATAGTTACGGCTCTCTTATCAGCATTATTTTTGACAATAACGGCGATGTAGCTTTGATAGAAGCCAATGCCATGGAAATAAATAGGCTTGCAAAAGAAATTGCATCAGTAAGCCAAACCAGACTTGACCTTATCGGAGAACAAGGCGTGGGCGTGCCGTTAGGTTCACTTACGGGCATACCCATTTTTATGGGGCAAGGACCTGATATCCGCTTTAAGCTTTATCCCATAGGTTCTATAACATGCTCCTTTTCTTCGCAGTTTATCGGAGCCGGCGTCAATCAGACAAATCATAAAATATATGTAAATATTTCCTCCACAATCAACGTAGTTTTGCCTATTGACAACAAACAAATCAGCACCAAAACTCAGATACTTATAGCTGAGAGCATTATCGTAGGCAAGGTGCCTGATGTATATCTTAATTCCTCGCTTGAAAATATGCTCCCGCTTATTCCATAA
- a CDS encoding SpoVA/SpoVAEb family sporulation membrane protein, translated as MSYLYVFLIGGGICLIGQILIIRTQMTSARILVLFLLIGVLLQAVGVYEPIAEFAKSGISVPIIGFGAALAKGAIEAVAKDGILGIFLGGLTATATGLAAAVGFAYLFGILFRAKSKRS; from the coding sequence CTGTCATATCTGTATGTTTTTTTGATAGGCGGCGGCATATGTCTTATTGGACAAATATTAATTATACGAACGCAAATGACCAGCGCACGTATCCTGGTGTTGTTTTTGTTGATAGGCGTGCTTTTGCAGGCGGTTGGTGTATATGAACCTATTGCTGAATTTGCCAAGTCAGGAATATCAGTGCCTATTATAGGCTTTGGAGCGGCTCTTGCCAAAGGTGCGATTGAGGCCGTGGCAAAAGACGGCATACTCGGAATCTTTCTGGGAGGCCTCACAGCTACAGCTACCGGACTTGCCGCGGCTGTAGGCTTTGCATATTTGTTTGGAATATTGTTTAGGGCAAAAAGTAAGAGGTCATAA
- the spoVAD gene encoding stage V sporulation protein AD produces MSKQLNKQLSKQTIKFDNPPRWAAGYSIVGPKESGGPMSKYFDYILKSDSFSEKTYEKAERKMLEHAITGAATKAGLLSTDIDLLISGDLLNQIITSSFSARQLQSGFLGLFGACSNMTESLIVGAALVDGGFINTAACATSSHFSSAERQFRFPLELGSPRPPTSQWTVTAAGCSIIKKGGTGHKITHATIGKVIDFGVNDINNMGAAMAPAAADTLQKVFEDTKTTPQDYDLIISGDLGKLGSELLIDLLEIKGYKIGANYADCGQAIFSNTQRVFMGGSGCGCSASVYNSYVYNKLTDRSYKKVILMSTGALMSPTSVQQGETIPAIAHAVIVEADEGGK; encoded by the coding sequence ATGAGCAAGCAACTAAATAAACAACTGAGCAAACAAACAATAAAGTTTGATAATCCTCCCAGATGGGCGGCGGGGTATAGCATTGTGGGACCCAAAGAAAGCGGAGGGCCCATGTCAAAATATTTCGATTATATACTCAAAAGCGACAGCTTCAGCGAAAAGACTTATGAAAAGGCCGAAAGAAAAATGCTGGAACACGCCATAACGGGAGCTGCAACCAAAGCCGGACTACTGTCAACAGACATAGACCTTTTGATAAGCGGCGACCTGCTTAATCAAATTATAACCTCAAGCTTCAGTGCCAGACAGCTGCAATCGGGCTTTTTGGGTTTGTTTGGAGCATGCTCCAATATGACCGAAAGCCTGATTGTAGGAGCGGCTCTTGTTGACGGAGGTTTTATAAACACAGCTGCATGCGCCACCAGCAGTCACTTTTCATCAGCTGAGCGGCAGTTCAGGTTTCCGCTGGAGTTGGGCAGCCCCAGACCTCCAACTTCGCAGTGGACAGTTACGGCGGCGGGATGCAGCATAATTAAAAAAGGCGGAACAGGGCATAAAATTACACATGCAACTATTGGAAAGGTGATTGACTTTGGCGTAAATGATATAAACAACATGGGAGCGGCAATGGCGCCGGCGGCGGCCGACACCCTGCAAAAAGTATTTGAGGACACCAAAACAACTCCGCAGGATTATGATTTGATAATTTCGGGTGATTTGGGAAAGCTGGGCAGCGAGCTCTTGATAGACCTTTTAGAAATCAAAGGGTATAAAATAGGAGCAAACTACGCCGACTGCGGTCAGGCAATTTTTTCAAATACTCAAAGGGTGTTTATGGGTGGCAGTGGCTGCGGCTGCAGTGCGTCGGTATATAACTCGTATGTTTATAACAAGCTCACTGACAGAAGCTATAAAAAAGTTATACTTATGTCAACCGGTGCGCTTATGAGCCCGACTTCTGTTCAGCAGGGCGAAACAATACCGGCAATTGCTCATGCGGTGATAGTCGAAGCTGATGAAGGGGGTAAGTAA
- the spoVAC gene encoding stage V sporulation protein AC translates to MDNQLRNKKYLDYVNKRLPKTKWFPSLLWAFLVGGIICVIGQGIFDAGTALFDFDKETAQRYSLIILIFLASLLTGLGVYDQIGTFAGAGSIIPITGFSNSIASPAMEFKNEGIIFGLSVKMFTVAGPVIVNGVAASILVGIVYYIMGVV, encoded by the coding sequence ATGGATAATCAGCTAAGGAATAAAAAGTATCTTGATTATGTAAATAAGAGACTGCCAAAAACCAAATGGTTTCCGTCTTTGTTATGGGCGTTTTTGGTTGGCGGAATAATATGTGTGATAGGTCAGGGGATATTTGATGCAGGCACAGCGCTGTTTGATTTTGACAAAGAAACCGCTCAGAGATATTCTCTGATAATACTTATATTCTTGGCCTCTTTGCTTACGGGGCTCGGAGTTTATGACCAGATAGGAACCTTTGCCGGAGCGGGAAGTATTATTCCTATCACGGGCTTTTCAAATTCTATTGCAAGTCCGGCGATGGAATTTAAGAATGAAGGCATTATCTTCGGACTGTCGGTCAAAATGTTTACTGTTGCGGGGCCGGTTATCGTAAACGGAGTTGCCGCAAGCATACTTGTAGGAATTGTCTATTATATAATGGGGGTTGTATGA
- a CDS encoding sigma-70 family RNA polymerase sigma factor produces MLEHTQTLEFIRQAKQGNETAKTTLITENSPLIKSVLKHYLYKGVDYDDLYQLGCMGFLKAINNFDESFNVKFSTYAVPMIAGEIKRFLRDDGSIKVSRAIKGQYYQMQKYIDSVKLAGGEPPSIQQLGEHFKMDEQDVIFTLEAARMPISLYGELNGKDGASGQTVMDKIVQDENSEQVLNRLILKDIIESLGPKDRKIIILRYFRDKTQSEVAKILNVSQVQVSRLENKILEKMKMKLK; encoded by the coding sequence TTGCTTGAGCATACTCAAACTCTTGAATTCATCAGGCAGGCAAAACAAGGAAACGAGACGGCCAAAACAACGCTGATAACCGAAAATTCGCCGCTTATTAAAAGCGTCCTGAAACACTATCTCTATAAGGGTGTAGATTATGACGATTTATATCAACTTGGCTGCATGGGCTTTTTAAAGGCGATAAACAACTTTGATGAGAGTTTTAATGTCAAATTTTCCACTTATGCCGTGCCTATGATAGCAGGTGAAATAAAACGCTTTTTGAGAGACGATGGCAGTATAAAAGTGTCCAGAGCCATCAAAGGGCAATATTATCAAATGCAAAAATATATTGACAGCGTCAAACTCGCAGGAGGTGAGCCTCCAAGCATTCAACAGCTTGGCGAGCACTTTAAGATGGACGAGCAGGATGTGATTTTTACGCTGGAGGCGGCCCGTATGCCGATATCCTTATATGGTGAACTGAACGGCAAAGATGGAGCTAGCGGGCAGACGGTGATGGATAAAATTGTGCAGGACGAAAATAGTGAACAGGTCCTCAATCGTTTGATTCTAAAAGATATCATTGAAAGTCTCGGACCAAAAGACCGAAAAATTATCATACTGAGATATTTCAGAGACAAAACCCAGAGCGAAGTGGCAAAGATTTTGAATGTGTCGCAGGTTCAGGTGAGTCGCCTTGAAAATAAAATACTTGAAAAAATGAAAATGAAACTAAAATAA